The Microbacterium forte sequence AAGGTGCGCGATCTGATCGGACTCGTCGGTCTGCCGGCCTCCGCACTCGAGGCGTTGCCCAGCCAGCTCTCCGGCGGTCAGCGTCAGCGTGTCGCGATCGCGAGGGCGCTGGTGCTGGATCCGCAGGTGATCGTCGCCGACGAACCCACCTCGGCGCTCGACGTCTCGGTGCGGGCTCAGATCCTCAACCTGCTCACCGACCTGAAGGAGCAGCTCGGCCTCGGCATGGTCTTCATCTCGCACGACATCCAGACCGTCCGCTACCTCTCAGACGAGATCGCCGTGATGAACCGGGGGAGGGTCGTCGAGTTCGGCGATGCCGCCCGCGTGTTCGAGGCGCCCTCCGACGAATACACCAGAACGCTGCTGGGCGCCGCGCCCTCGCTGCTCGAACCGACCAACTGAAACGACCGGAACACAATGACTGCTGCATCCTCCTCCGTCACCTTCACCGGTGTCATCCCGCCCGTCGCCACCCCGCTGCTGCCCGACGGCACGATCGACCACGTCTCGCTCGAGCGTCTCGTCGAGCGACTGATCGCCGAGGGCGTCTCGGGTCTGTTCGCGCTCGGGTCGACGGGCGAGACCGCCTACTTCACCGACGACCAGCGCGTCGAGCTGCTCACCACGATCGTCAGGGTGAACGCCGGTCGGGTGCCGATCATCGCCGGTGCGATCGAGCTGACTGCTCCCCGCATCATCGAGACCGCGCGTCGTCTGGTGGCGGCCGGCGCACAGGCGATCGTCACGACGGCACCTCTCTACACTCTGAATTCCGCCGCAGAGGTCGCCGATCACTTCCGGGCGATCGCCGCGGCGATCGACGTGCCGCTGTGGGCGTACGACGTGCCCGTGCGGGTGCACTCCAAGCTCGGCATCGACCTGCTCGTGCGACTCGGCGCCGAGGGAGTCATCCACGGGGTCAAGGACTCCTCAGGCGATGACGTCTCGTTCCGCCGTCTGATCGCCGCGAACGACGCCGCCGGGCGTCCGCTGCAGCTGCTCACCGGCCATGAGGCCGTCGTCGACGCGATGGCCCTGGCCGGAGCCGACGGTGTGGTGCCGGGCTTCGCGAACGTCGAGGCCGCGGGCTACGTCAGGCTGTGGGATGCCACGCAGCGCGGCGACTGGACAGAGGCGCGCACCGAGCAGGAGCGCATCAACCGCGCGTTCGACATCGTCTTCGCGCCGCAGGGCCTCTCGGGTGACGCGACCGGAGTGGGCGCGTTCAAGGCCGCCATGCATGCCCGCGGCATCATCGACCACGCGACGATGGCCGACACCGTGCAGTCGCTCGATGCCGACACCGTCACGCGCATCCGTCAGATCCTCTCGGAGCAGGGGATGCTGCCGGTCGTCGTCTCCTGATGGCGCGTCGTCTCGTGCCAGCGGATCATGTCGGATCAGCGCATCATGTCGGATCAGCGGAGTCGCGCGAGGTGGTGCTGGCCGTCGACATCGGCGGCACGAAGACGTCGGCCGCCCTCGCCGATCGTGGCGACACGCTGCTGTGCACCGAGACGGCGCCCACGCGAGCAGCGGAAGGACCGGCGGCGGTCGTCTCGACCGTCGCCGGTCTGGCGCAGAGACTTCTCGACGGATCACCCGCACGTTTCTCGGGCGTCGGGATCGGCGCGGCCGGGGTCGTGAACGCCGTCACCGGCACGATCGTCTCGGCGACCGACACCTTCGCCGACTGGCCGGGCACCCCCGTCGCCGAGCTGGTGCGCGAGGCGCTGGGCGACCTGCTGGTGCCCCGCGCCCCGGTCGTCGTGCAGAACGACGTCGACGCGCATGCCGAGGGCGAGCACCGGCACGGGGCGGCGGCCGGTGCGGCCAGCGTGCTCGTCGTCGCCGTGGGAACCGGTGTCGGGGCGGGGCTCATCCTCGACGGCAGCGCCGTGCGCGGCGCACACCACGTCGCCGGCGAGATCGCCCACCTGCCGACCCCGGGGGCCGAGCATCTGCGCTGCCCCTGCGGTCGCATGGGGCATCTCGAGGCCATCGGCTCCGGCATCGGTCTGCACGCGCACTTCCGGTGGCTGGGCGGGGATCCGCACATCATCGACGCCCGCGGGGTCGCAGCCGCCGCAGCCGACGGCGACCCGATCGCCATCCATGCCGTCGGAGAGTCCGCCGCTGCCGTCGGGCGCGCGCTCGCCGGCGCCGCGACCATCCTCGACCCGGAGCGCATCGTGATCACCGGGGGAGTGCCGAAGATCGGCGACGCGTGGTGGACGCCGATGCTGAGCGCGTACGCGGACGACGCCATCGATGCACTGCAGTCCACTCCGATCCTGCCGGGCGCGCTCGGTGACGATGCGCCCCTGCGGGGCGCCGCAGCATCCGCCTGGAGGGCGATATGACATCCATCGACATCCTCGACGAGCTGCGAGGGGGCCTCATCGTCTCGTGCCAGGCCTACCCCGGTGAGGCGATGCGCGATCCCCGCACCATGGCGCAGGTCGCGCAGGCGGCGGTCGTCGGCGGAGCCGCCGGCATCCGGGTGCAGGGCCTCGACGACATCAGAGCCGTCGCAGGGATGACCGTGCCGGTGATCGGGCTCTGGAAGGACGGCGACGCCGACGTCTTCATCACCCCGACGCTCGAGCACGCCAAGGCGGTCGCTGACGCAGGTGCCGACATCGTCGCGATCGACGGGACCCGCAGGCACAGGCCGGACGGGAAGAGTCTCGGCGAGACGGTCGCGGCGCTCCGCGAGCACACGGACGCCCTGATCATGGCCGACTGCGGCTCGCTCGACGACGCACTGGCGGCCGAGCGGGCCGGCGTGGACATCCTCGGCACGACGCTCTCGGGCTACACGGCCGAGCGCCCGAAGACCGAGGGGCCGGATCTCGAGCTGATCTCGCTCCTCACCGCCCGCTGCAGCACCCCGATCATGGCGGAGGGGCGGATCCACTCGCCTGCGCAGGCGGCGGCAGCGGCCGCCGCCGGCGCGTTCGCCGTGTGCGTCGGCACCGCGATCACCCACCCGGCGACCATCACGTCATGGTTCGTCGCCGCACTCACCGAGGAGAGCTGATGGACGTCGTCATCGCACCCGAAGCCCAGATCGGCGAGATCGTCGCCGACGACATCGCCGCCCTGATCGCAGCTCGGCCGGATGCCGTGCTCGGCCTCGCGACGGGATCGAGTCCGCTGCGCATCTATGACGCGGTCGCCGAGCGCGTCGAGCGCGGGGAGCTCTCCCTCGCGCGCGCTCGGGGGTTCATGCTCGACGAGTATGTCGGACTGCCCCTGGGGCATCCGTGCCGCTACAGCACGGTGATCGACGAGGACTTCGTCTCGCGCGTCGATCTCGCCCCCGGTGCGGTGCGCGGGCCGGACGGTGACGCCGCCGATCTCGACGCGGCGTGTGCCGGCTATGAGAAGGCGATCCGCGATGCCGGCGGCGTCGACCTGCAGATCCTGGGCATCGGCACGGACGGGCATATCGCGTTCAACGAGCCCGGCTCGTCGCTGGCGTCGAGGACCCGAGTGAAGACACTCACCGCACAGACCCGTGAAGACAACGCCCGTTTCTTCGGCGGCGACGTCGACGCGGTGCCGTATCACTGCCTCACGCAGGGGCTCGGCACGATCATGGACGCGCGACGCATCGTGCTCGTCGCGACCGGTGAGGCGAAGGCAGAGGCCGTCGCGCAGCTCGTCGAAGGGGCGGTGTCGGCCCGATGGCCCGCGACGATCCTGCAACACCACCGACGCGTCACCGTGCTCGTCGATGACGCGGCCGCGTCCCGGCTCGCGCTCGCCGAGTACTACCGGCACACTCAGGCGCACCGCCACCTGGTGTCATGAACGAGCCGCTCGCACCGCTGCTGGTCAGCTCCTACGCGGTGTCTCCCGCGCATGCGACCTGGGATCCCGATCTCGAGGCCGAACTCCTGCCCGCGCTCTGCGCGCTGCCCGATGTCGTGGGGCTCGAGGTGCCGTGGATCGGGGGCCTGCACCCCCATGATCCGGGGTGGTTCCTGCGCCACGTGCCTGCCGCGGCCGAGCTCGCGGTGACCCCGCTGCCATGGGTGATGAAGCGGTGTGCGGCCGACGCCCGCTACGGCATCGCCTCTCCGGATGAGGACGGGCGTCGCGCCGCCATCGCCGACCTGCGCGCAGTCGCCCGAGACGTGCGGCGGATCGACCACGACACCGATGCCTCGGTCACGGTGGTCGCGCTCCACACCGCCCCGCAGGGGGGAGGAGATCGAGCGCGTCTGGCGGCATCGCTCGCCGAGATCACCGGATGGGACTGGGCGGGAGCGCGGCTCGTCATCGAGCACTGCGACGCCGCGGTGCCGGGTCACCCGTGGGAGAAGGGCTTCCTGACGCTGGACGACGAGCTCGGCGCGATGCTCTCGGTCGACGCTCCGCTGGCGCTCTGGCTGAACTGGGGTCGCTCGGTGATCGAGACGCGCGACGCC is a genomic window containing:
- a CDS encoding ABC transporter ATP-binding protein; the encoded protein is MSETVIELEDVHVRYKTRASSLFRPKYVDALAGVSLTVKRGQTLGIVGESGSGKSTSAKVLVGLEKPTSGRVVFDGETVTSFTPAVRRRLGRILSVVFQDPATALNARMTVRDALLDPMQVHRLGTPASRDRKVRDLIGLVGLPASALEALPSQLSGGQRQRVAIARALVLDPQVIVADEPTSALDVSVRAQILNLLTDLKEQLGLGMVFISHDIQTVRYLSDEIAVMNRGRVVEFGDAARVFEAPSDEYTRTLLGAAPSLLEPTN
- a CDS encoding dihydrodipicolinate synthase family protein, with the translated sequence MTAASSSVTFTGVIPPVATPLLPDGTIDHVSLERLVERLIAEGVSGLFALGSTGETAYFTDDQRVELLTTIVRVNAGRVPIIAGAIELTAPRIIETARRLVAAGAQAIVTTAPLYTLNSAAEVADHFRAIAAAIDVPLWAYDVPVRVHSKLGIDLLVRLGAEGVIHGVKDSSGDDVSFRRLIAANDAAGRPLQLLTGHEAVVDAMALAGADGVVPGFANVEAAGYVRLWDATQRGDWTEARTEQERINRAFDIVFAPQGLSGDATGVGAFKAAMHARGIIDHATMADTVQSLDADTVTRIRQILSEQGMLPVVVS
- a CDS encoding ROK family protein, with the translated sequence MARRLVPADHVGSAHHVGSAESREVVLAVDIGGTKTSAALADRGDTLLCTETAPTRAAEGPAAVVSTVAGLAQRLLDGSPARFSGVGIGAAGVVNAVTGTIVSATDTFADWPGTPVAELVREALGDLLVPRAPVVVQNDVDAHAEGEHRHGAAAGAASVLVVAVGTGVGAGLILDGSAVRGAHHVAGEIAHLPTPGAEHLRCPCGRMGHLEAIGSGIGLHAHFRWLGGDPHIIDARGVAAAAADGDPIAIHAVGESAAAVGRALAGAATILDPERIVITGGVPKIGDAWWTPMLSAYADDAIDALQSTPILPGALGDDAPLRGAAASAWRAI
- a CDS encoding N-acetylmannosamine-6-phosphate 2-epimerase encodes the protein MTSIDILDELRGGLIVSCQAYPGEAMRDPRTMAQVAQAAVVGGAAGIRVQGLDDIRAVAGMTVPVIGLWKDGDADVFITPTLEHAKAVADAGADIVAIDGTRRHRPDGKSLGETVAALREHTDALIMADCGSLDDALAAERAGVDILGTTLSGYTAERPKTEGPDLELISLLTARCSTPIMAEGRIHSPAQAAAAAAAGAFAVCVGTAITHPATITSWFVAALTEES
- the nagB gene encoding glucosamine-6-phosphate deaminase; translation: MDVVIAPEAQIGEIVADDIAALIAARPDAVLGLATGSSPLRIYDAVAERVERGELSLARARGFMLDEYVGLPLGHPCRYSTVIDEDFVSRVDLAPGAVRGPDGDAADLDAACAGYEKAIRDAGGVDLQILGIGTDGHIAFNEPGSSLASRTRVKTLTAQTREDNARFFGGDVDAVPYHCLTQGLGTIMDARRIVLVATGEAKAEAVAQLVEGAVSARWPATILQHHRRVTVLVDDAAASRLALAEYYRHTQAHRHLVS
- a CDS encoding DUF4862 family protein; this translates as MNEPLAPLLVSSYAVSPAHATWDPDLEAELLPALCALPDVVGLEVPWIGGLHPHDPGWFLRHVPAAAELAVTPLPWVMKRCAADARYGIASPDEDGRRAAIADLRAVARDVRRIDHDTDASVTVVALHTAPQGGGDRARLAASLAEITGWDWAGARLVIEHCDAAVPGHPWEKGFLTLDDELGAMLSVDAPLALWLNWGRSVIETRDADAVTGQIAEAAATGRLAGLTFSGSAAIDGPYGPAWTDGHLPLAAADPASGSLLDAAHVAAALASAGQVERLGLKVSRRPGDTTAEDVIRTVDDNLRALRAAARA